One genomic window of Eggerthella timonensis includes the following:
- the fdhF gene encoding formate dehydrogenase subunit alpha: MEKHMAVCPYCGAGCKMNLVVENGQVIDAEGLPGITNEGELCLKGMYGYDFVNDTKILTPRIYHPMIRRTKGAPLERVTWDEALDFTADRLRAIIAEQGAKSVMLTGSSRGAGNEANYVMQKFTRACLGTNNIDNCARTCHAASVIGLMEVVGSGAMSVSIPTLEETDCILLFGYNPAASHPIVARRIVNAKERGAELIVCDPRVIESARIADVYLPLKNGSNLALLNAFAYTIIDEELADWDFIDEHTTGFDAWWEIVQNYAPEDVEEITGLSAGAIRHAARRYANAETAVIGWGMGVTQQAQGVQTVRAIAALAMITGHIGRHASGLAPVRGQNNVQGSCDMGMWPSLYPGYQRVSDPAVRAKFAAAWGVDEERLSLEEGFKLTDLPHGVETGAIRAFYNFGEDPLQTEPDTAQVRAALEGLDLLISQDIFMTQTTALADVVLPATSWAEHDAVYTASDRSFQRTTAALPPKGECRHDWEIFADLSTRMGYPMRYRDTEEIWDEVRSLCPQFAGATYEKMAGVGYAQWPIFAEAADDPDDHGTAELFAGGAFTTPDGKGHLEAAAWRPPTEEPDERYPLVLCTVREVGHYSCRSMTGNCKALAALADEPGYVSISPDDADARGIDEEQLVWVTSRRGKVLARAAVDDRVNDGAVYMTYQWWIGKCNELTLHVTDGESGTPEDKFSACQVEAIPDQAWAETYLVERYAELKAQLAAEADRQNPVEPEAAPEPIFLSEGGEAAGVEGVPAAPSDEAPAPAPAFAPHEAEVAGRALYANGEEETLV; encoded by the coding sequence ATGGAAAAGCATATGGCGGTGTGCCCGTATTGCGGTGCCGGCTGCAAGATGAACCTCGTGGTGGAGAACGGCCAGGTCATCGACGCGGAAGGCCTGCCGGGCATCACGAACGAGGGCGAGCTGTGCCTCAAGGGCATGTATGGCTACGACTTCGTCAACGACACGAAAATCCTCACGCCCCGCATCTACCATCCCATGATCCGCCGTACGAAGGGCGCGCCGCTCGAGCGCGTGACCTGGGACGAGGCGCTCGATTTCACGGCCGACCGCCTGCGCGCCATCATCGCGGAACAGGGGGCGAAATCGGTGATGCTGACCGGCTCGTCCCGCGGCGCGGGCAACGAGGCGAACTACGTGATGCAGAAGTTCACGCGCGCCTGCCTGGGCACCAACAACATCGACAACTGCGCGCGCACCTGCCACGCGGCCAGCGTCATCGGCCTCATGGAGGTGGTGGGGTCGGGGGCCATGAGCGTGAGCATCCCCACGCTCGAGGAGACGGATTGCATCCTGCTGTTCGGCTACAACCCGGCGGCCAGCCACCCCATCGTGGCGCGTCGCATCGTGAACGCGAAGGAGCGCGGGGCCGAGCTCATCGTATGCGACCCCCGCGTCATCGAGTCGGCGCGCATCGCGGACGTGTACCTGCCGTTGAAGAACGGATCGAACCTCGCGCTGCTCAACGCGTTCGCCTACACGATCATCGACGAAGAGCTCGCCGATTGGGATTTCATCGACGAGCATACGACGGGATTCGACGCCTGGTGGGAGATCGTGCAGAACTACGCGCCCGAAGATGTGGAGGAGATCACGGGCCTTTCGGCCGGAGCCATCCGCCATGCTGCCCGACGCTACGCGAACGCCGAAACCGCCGTCATCGGCTGGGGCATGGGCGTGACGCAGCAGGCTCAGGGCGTTCAGACCGTGCGCGCCATCGCCGCGTTGGCGATGATCACTGGGCATATCGGCCGTCATGCGAGCGGCCTGGCGCCGGTGCGCGGCCAGAACAACGTGCAGGGCAGCTGCGACATGGGCATGTGGCCGAGCCTCTACCCCGGTTACCAGCGCGTGAGCGACCCGGCAGTGCGTGCCAAATTCGCCGCCGCCTGGGGCGTGGACGAGGAGCGCCTGTCGCTCGAGGAGGGCTTCAAGCTTACCGACCTTCCGCACGGTGTGGAGACGGGCGCCATTCGCGCGTTCTACAACTTCGGCGAAGACCCGCTGCAGACCGAGCCCGACACGGCGCAGGTGCGTGCCGCGCTTGAAGGCCTCGACCTGCTGATCAGCCAGGACATCTTCATGACGCAGACCACGGCGCTGGCCGACGTCGTGCTTCCCGCAACCTCGTGGGCCGAGCACGACGCCGTGTACACCGCGTCCGACCGCTCGTTCCAGCGCACCACCGCGGCGCTGCCGCCGAAAGGCGAGTGTCGCCACGACTGGGAGATTTTCGCCGACCTGTCCACGCGCATGGGCTACCCGATGCGCTATCGCGACACCGAGGAGATTTGGGACGAGGTGCGCAGCCTGTGCCCGCAGTTCGCCGGTGCGACGTACGAGAAGATGGCGGGCGTCGGCTACGCGCAGTGGCCCATCTTCGCCGAGGCGGCGGACGACCCTGACGACCACGGCACGGCCGAGCTGTTCGCCGGCGGCGCGTTCACCACGCCCGACGGCAAGGGGCATTTGGAGGCCGCCGCATGGCGCCCGCCCACCGAGGAGCCCGACGAGCGCTATCCGCTCGTGCTGTGCACGGTGCGCGAGGTGGGGCACTACTCGTGCCGCTCGATGACCGGGAACTGCAAGGCGCTGGCCGCGCTGGCCGACGAGCCGGGGTACGTGAGCATCAGCCCGGATGACGCCGACGCGCGCGGCATCGACGAGGAACAGCTCGTGTGGGTGACGTCGCGCCGCGGGAAGGTGCTGGCCCGTGCGGCGGTGGACGATCGCGTGAACGACGGCGCCGTGTACATGACCTACCAGTGGTGGATCGGCAAGTGCAACGAGCTGACGCTGCACGTCACGGACGGGGAGTCGGGCACGCCCGAGGACAAGTTCAGCGCCTGCCAGGTAGAGGCCATCCCCGATCAAGCGTGGGCCGAGACGTACCTCGTGGAGCGCTACGCCGAGCTGAAGGCGCAGCTGGCCGCCGAGGCCGACCGTCAGAACCCGGTGGAGCCTGAGGCTGCCCCCGAGCCTATCTTCCTGAGCGAAGGCGGCGAAGCAGCCGGGGTCGAAGGAGTCCCCGCTGCTCCATCCGATGAGGCCCCCGCTCCCGCTCCCGCCTTCGCGCCCCACGAGGCCGAGGTGGCGGGGCGCGCCCTCTACGCGAACGGCGAGGAAGAGACGCTCGTATGA
- a CDS encoding 4Fe-4S dicluster domain-containing protein: protein MRAPSPMGRTFVIADPATCIGCKTCMAACFHRHDVPNDVAVPRLTLVTTRTISAPVGCHHCAEAPCVDACPTGCLFTDDEHVGVHADKCIGCRNCVLACPYGAVEIVTEKLPPEPEPAPGAEAAAASAQGEKGARARARAKKRKRTKSTVVKCDLCIDRSGGPACAAACPTKALRLIDAQFMERARQNKRKAAARAAASYASMKLNADLDEGK, encoded by the coding sequence GTGCGCGCTCCCTCTCCGATGGGCCGCACGTTCGTCATCGCCGACCCCGCCACCTGCATCGGCTGCAAAACGTGCATGGCCGCATGCTTCCATCGCCACGACGTGCCGAACGACGTGGCCGTCCCGCGTCTCACGCTGGTCACCACGCGCACCATCTCCGCGCCGGTTGGCTGCCATCACTGCGCCGAGGCACCGTGCGTGGATGCGTGCCCCACCGGGTGCCTCTTCACCGACGACGAGCACGTGGGCGTGCATGCGGACAAGTGCATCGGCTGCCGCAACTGTGTGCTGGCCTGCCCGTACGGTGCCGTGGAGATCGTCACCGAGAAGCTGCCGCCCGAACCGGAGCCCGCGCCCGGAGCCGAGGCCGCGGCTGCCTCCGCTCAGGGAGAAAAGGGGGCCCGGGCGCGGGCGCGAGCGAAGAAGCGCAAGCGCACGAAGTCGACCGTGGTGAAGTGCGACCTGTGCATCGACCGCTCCGGCGGTCCGGCGTGCGCGGCGGCGTGCCCGACGAAGGCGCTGCGCCTCATCGACGCGCAGTTCATGGAGCGCGCGCGGCAGAACAAGCGCAAGGCGGCCGCCCGGGCGGCAGCGTCGTACGCCAGCATGAAGCTCAACGCCGATCTGGACGAGGGGAAGTAG
- a CDS encoding type III pantothenate kinase, with translation MLLAIDVGNTQTVVGIYQDRSLLYRWRVATNKSHTSDELRVKLVPLLATEGLTLDDIHGVALASVVPALTMAWRSAAHRMIGEEALVCSAETACALFEADYPNPHEIGADRVADAVAAKALYGSPVIVVDFGTATNMEVIDADGRFIGGVIAPGVETSASALFSHATKLGAIDLVDPGTAIGHNTEEAIQAGIVYGEADRVDGIIRRIFAQLGYETPVVATGGLASRVAAQSQTITAINPELTLEGLRLVYEAQEESR, from the coding sequence ATGTTACTTGCCATCGACGTGGGGAATACCCAAACGGTTGTCGGGATCTACCAGGACAGAAGCCTGCTGTACCGGTGGCGCGTGGCCACGAACAAAAGCCATACTTCGGACGAATTGCGCGTGAAGCTCGTGCCGTTGCTGGCAACCGAAGGGCTGACGCTCGACGACATCCACGGGGTGGCGCTGGCGTCGGTGGTGCCGGCGCTCACGATGGCGTGGCGCTCGGCGGCGCACCGCATGATCGGCGAGGAGGCGCTCGTGTGCTCGGCTGAGACCGCGTGCGCGCTGTTCGAGGCGGACTATCCCAACCCGCACGAGATCGGGGCCGACCGCGTGGCCGACGCCGTGGCCGCGAAGGCGCTGTACGGCTCGCCTGTGATCGTGGTCGATTTCGGCACGGCGACCAACATGGAGGTCATCGATGCGGACGGGCGCTTCATCGGCGGCGTCATCGCGCCGGGCGTGGAGACGTCGGCTTCCGCGCTGTTCTCGCACGCCACGAAGCTGGGCGCCATCGATCTGGTCGATCCGGGCACCGCCATCGGGCACAACACTGAGGAGGCCATCCAGGCCGGCATCGTGTACGGAGAGGCCGACCGCGTGGACGGCATCATCCGCCGCATCTTCGCGCAGCTGGGTTACGAGACGCCCGTGGTGGCGACGGGCGGCCTCGCGTCGCGTGTTGCGGCCCAGTCCCAAACCATCACCGCCATCAACCCCGAACTGACCCTCGAGGGCTTGCGTCTCGTCTATGAAGCGCAAGAGGAGAGCCGCTGA
- a CDS encoding cyclodeaminase/cyclohydrolase family protein, whose product MDTTFIDELASAAPTPGGGGASAYVGAVASALASMVGNLTVGKKTYAAVEDEVQDALRDLEGVRVKLLALIESDARAFEPLAASYRMPKATPEEAAAKQAALQLALGPACDVPLAIMRACAEVIDYADFLARNGSKLAVSDAGAAAVLARAALVAASMNVFINAASMDDENRADGYRAEADALIAEANTRADGILAYTMDAIR is encoded by the coding sequence TTGGATACGACCTTTATCGACGAGCTGGCTTCGGCGGCGCCCACGCCGGGAGGCGGCGGGGCCTCGGCCTACGTGGGAGCGGTGGCGTCCGCGCTCGCGTCCATGGTTGGCAACCTGACCGTGGGCAAGAAGACCTATGCTGCCGTGGAGGACGAGGTGCAGGATGCGTTGCGCGACCTCGAGGGCGTGCGCGTTAAGCTGCTCGCGCTCATCGAGTCGGACGCGCGGGCGTTCGAGCCTCTGGCCGCGTCGTATCGCATGCCGAAAGCCACGCCTGAGGAAGCGGCGGCGAAGCAGGCGGCGCTGCAGCTGGCGTTGGGGCCTGCGTGCGACGTGCCGCTGGCCATCATGCGCGCGTGCGCCGAGGTCATCGACTACGCCGACTTCCTTGCGCGCAACGGCAGCAAGCTGGCCGTGTCGGACGCGGGCGCGGCGGCGGTGCTGGCGCGTGCTGCGCTGGTCGCCGCCAGCATGAACGTGTTCATCAACGCGGCCTCGATGGACGACGAGAACCGCGCCGACGGCTATCGCGCCGAAGCCGATGCGCTCATCGCCGAGGCAAACACGCGCGCCGACGGAATTCTCGCATATACGATGGACGCGATACGGTAA
- a CDS encoding HsmA family protein: protein MSVELIVASVAITCALVLYTVGVFGERRSGTLSLPHVLLFWGGLVCDTTGTMIMSNLAQQSATGGFGIHAVTGVIAIGLMLVHATWATVTYVRRNERGMQRFHTFSTFVWLAWLVPYIIGMLVGIPMIHLQTVCAIGTSVVVVAVLAFLLFRGKKGHAQGAR from the coding sequence ATGAGTGTGGAGTTGATCGTAGCAAGCGTAGCCATCACCTGTGCGCTGGTGTTGTATACCGTCGGAGTGTTCGGAGAGCGTCGATCGGGGACGTTGTCTTTACCCCATGTGCTGTTGTTCTGGGGCGGCCTCGTCTGCGACACCACCGGCACGATGATCATGTCGAACTTGGCGCAGCAGTCGGCGACAGGCGGGTTCGGCATCCACGCAGTGACCGGAGTAATCGCCATCGGGCTCATGCTCGTGCATGCCACCTGGGCGACCGTGACCTACGTGCGTCGCAACGAGCGCGGCATGCAGCGCTTCCACACGTTCAGCACGTTCGTGTGGCTGGCGTGGCTCGTCCCGTACATCATCGGCATGCTCGTGGGCATTCCGATGATCCATCTCCAGACGGTGTGCGCTATCGGCACGAGCGTGGTCGTGGTGGCGGTGCTTGCGTTCCTGCTGTTCCGCGGCAAGAAGGGCCATGCGCAGGGAGCTCGCTAG
- a CDS encoding TetR/AcrR family transcriptional regulator, with amino-acid sequence MGNKPIISKQQILDTAFALASESGLAGLSIRDVARACNVAVGTVYNSYPTKNDLVNDVVGRFWNEALADRMPRAVAGDDFISFCQELARQLSGALAQFRDDWLTEIAALDAQGLAAARKREEACFAHIRRGLVVALERDPRVMRDRLHDALAPEPLCAFVWDSMLSSIKHGDPNCRTLFALLRSTVYEA; translated from the coding sequence ATGGGCAACAAACCCATCATCAGCAAGCAGCAGATCCTCGACACCGCCTTCGCGCTTGCGAGCGAATCCGGCCTGGCGGGACTCAGCATCCGCGACGTCGCGCGCGCCTGCAACGTGGCCGTGGGCACGGTGTACAACTCCTACCCCACCAAGAACGACCTCGTCAACGACGTGGTGGGCCGGTTCTGGAACGAGGCGCTGGCCGACCGCATGCCGCGCGCCGTGGCGGGCGACGATTTCATCTCCTTCTGCCAGGAGCTTGCCCGACAACTGTCGGGTGCGCTCGCGCAGTTCCGCGACGACTGGCTCACCGAGATCGCAGCGCTCGACGCGCAGGGCCTGGCCGCCGCACGCAAGCGCGAAGAAGCATGCTTCGCGCACATCCGCCGCGGCCTCGTGGTCGCGCTCGAGCGCGACCCCCGGGTGATGCGCGACCGCCTGCACGACGCGCTGGCCCCCGAGCCGCTGTGCGCGTTCGTATGGGACAGCATGCTGTCGTCCATCAAGCACGGCGACCCGAACTGTCGAACCTTGTTCGCCCTGCTCCGCAGCACGGTGTACGAAGCCTGA
- a CDS encoding bifunctional 5,10-methylenetetrahydrofolate dehydrogenase/5,10-methenyltetrahydrofolate cyclohydrolase, which produces MAELLKGKPVVDSMALDLGARIEALGSAGVTPTLALVRVGQRPDDLSYERTARKRAESLGIAVRPYELEEFAPQAAIEAAIHEVNADPDVHGCLLFRPLPSFVDESHVCELLDPKKDIDGITLASLASVFTDGHRGYPPATAAACIELLDFYQVPLEGKHVVVVGRSLVVGKPVSMMLLRRNASVTICHSKTEHLAGIMRSADVVICATGRARAFGAEFFSPGQTVLDVGINFDTQGNLCGDVDFAEVEPVVGAVTPVPGGIGTVTTSVTMAHTVAAAEAVLAAHGEGR; this is translated from the coding sequence ATGGCTGAACTACTGAAGGGGAAGCCCGTTGTCGACAGCATGGCGCTCGACCTAGGCGCGCGTATCGAGGCGCTCGGGAGCGCGGGCGTCACGCCCACGCTTGCGCTCGTGCGCGTGGGGCAGCGGCCCGACGACCTGTCGTACGAGCGCACGGCGCGCAAACGCGCGGAATCGCTCGGCATCGCCGTCAGGCCGTACGAGCTGGAGGAATTCGCTCCGCAAGCGGCCATCGAAGCTGCCATTCACGAGGTCAACGCCGATCCCGACGTGCACGGCTGCCTGCTGTTCCGCCCGCTGCCCTCGTTCGTGGACGAATCGCACGTATGCGAACTGCTCGATCCGAAGAAGGACATCGACGGCATCACGCTGGCGTCGCTGGCCTCGGTGTTCACCGACGGCCATCGCGGGTATCCACCGGCGACGGCCGCCGCCTGCATCGAGCTGCTCGACTTCTACCAGGTGCCGCTCGAGGGCAAGCACGTCGTGGTGGTGGGCCGCAGCCTCGTGGTGGGCAAGCCCGTGTCCATGATGCTGCTGCGCCGCAACGCCAGCGTGACCATCTGTCACAGCAAAACCGAGCATCTCGCCGGCATCATGCGCTCGGCCGACGTGGTCATCTGCGCAACGGGCCGCGCACGGGCCTTCGGTGCGGAGTTCTTCAGCCCGGGGCAGACGGTGCTCGACGTGGGCATCAACTTCGACACGCAGGGGAATCTCTGCGGCGACGTGGACTTCGCCGAGGTCGAGCCCGTGGTGGGAGCCGTCACGCCGGTGCCGGGCGGCATCGGAACGGTGACCACGTCGGTGACGATGGCGCATACGGTTGCCGCCGCCGAAGCGGTGCTCGCCGCGCATGGGGAGGGGCGGTAG
- a CDS encoding sensor histidine kinase, whose protein sequence is MLLIPVGIVVFTFSLIIGHFISEPLRLLAKKTAAYRSGADVPFEPDGRLHEADELAADFKALAQTTKTQQHDLVLKERRQAAFISDVAHELRTPLTAIRGNAEMLEDPDLPPELHEKFCSIIITESERLSRLTHDLLTLQRLDDAAMPMELSRVNLRELATGVLDALEPILRDRHANTEIIGEAPDVLGDPDRLKQAVTNLVENASRFIEPDGHITIELFGLKGNSILAVKDDGTGFGDIDPQLLFDRFYRTDASRSRGTGGTGLGLAIVKSVVEAHDGTVEAINLPDGGACFIIALPSILPGER, encoded by the coding sequence TTGCTGCTCATCCCCGTCGGGATCGTGGTGTTCACGTTCAGCCTGATCATCGGCCACTTCATATCTGAGCCGCTTCGCCTGCTGGCGAAGAAGACCGCCGCCTATCGCTCGGGAGCCGACGTGCCGTTCGAGCCCGACGGGCGCCTGCACGAAGCAGACGAGCTGGCGGCCGACTTCAAGGCGCTCGCGCAAACCACGAAGACGCAGCAGCACGATCTGGTGTTGAAGGAACGTCGTCAGGCGGCGTTCATCAGCGACGTTGCCCACGAGCTGCGCACGCCGCTCACCGCCATCCGCGGCAACGCCGAGATGCTGGAAGACCCCGACCTGCCGCCCGAGCTGCATGAGAAGTTCTGCTCCATCATCATCACCGAGAGCGAGCGATTGAGCCGCCTCACGCACGACCTGCTGACGCTGCAGCGCCTCGACGACGCCGCGATGCCCATGGAGCTGTCGCGCGTGAACCTGCGCGAGCTGGCCACGGGCGTGCTCGACGCGCTCGAGCCCATTCTGCGCGACCGTCACGCGAACACCGAGATCATCGGCGAGGCCCCCGACGTGCTGGGCGACCCCGACCGCCTCAAGCAGGCCGTGACGAACCTCGTGGAAAACGCAAGCCGCTTCATCGAGCCCGACGGCCACATCACCATCGAGCTGTTCGGCCTCAAGGGCAATTCCATCTTAGCCGTCAAGGACGACGGCACCGGCTTCGGCGACATCGACCCGCAGCTGCTGTTCGACCGCTTCTACCGCACCGACGCCTCGCGCAGCCGCGGCACGGGAGGCACGGGCCTCGGGCTGGCCATCGTGAAGTCGGTGGTGGAAGCGCACGACGGCACGGTGGAGGCCATCAACCTGCCCGACGGAGGCGCATGCTTCATCATCGCGCTGCCGTCGATCCTCCCCGGAGAACGCTGA
- a CDS encoding electron transfer flavoprotein subunit alpha/FixB family protein produces the protein MSNKTIAVFADAVEPYEELCSGARALGGSPVALWAGDEADAERIAAWGARVICVGAVPEGALYEDCVPAFQEILEAEQPALVLARMSKRTQCVAGRLAVRLGMPVVTDASRVTLDDAGVEVAHMAYGGAAERVERAHGTALVLVGSGVFEIDAPPASGTVERASASIEPGPIKLVGRQEKQEEVVDLGSAKVVVCVGRGIQNEQNLGAAQRFATRIGGEMACSRPIAEGEGWMAHSRYLGVSGATVKPEVYVGLGVSGQVQHTVGMAESQFVVAVNKDKNAPLMKQCDLGLVADLEKVLPALASL, from the coding sequence ATGAGCAATAAGACGATCGCGGTGTTCGCCGATGCGGTTGAGCCCTACGAGGAACTGTGCAGCGGCGCGCGGGCGCTGGGCGGCAGCCCGGTGGCGTTGTGGGCGGGCGACGAGGCCGATGCGGAGCGCATCGCCGCCTGGGGCGCGCGTGTGATCTGCGTCGGGGCCGTCCCCGAAGGCGCGCTGTACGAAGACTGCGTCCCCGCATTCCAGGAGATCCTCGAGGCCGAGCAGCCGGCGCTGGTGCTGGCGCGCATGTCGAAGCGCACGCAGTGCGTGGCGGGCCGTCTCGCCGTGCGGCTGGGCATGCCGGTGGTCACCGACGCGTCGCGCGTGACGCTCGACGACGCGGGCGTCGAGGTGGCGCATATGGCGTACGGCGGCGCGGCCGAGCGCGTCGAGCGGGCGCACGGCACGGCGCTCGTGCTCGTGGGCTCGGGCGTGTTCGAGATCGACGCGCCCCCGGCTTCCGGCACGGTGGAGCGCGCGTCGGCGTCGATCGAGCCGGGTCCCATCAAGCTGGTCGGGCGCCAGGAGAAGCAGGAGGAAGTGGTCGACCTCGGCTCCGCGAAGGTGGTGGTATGCGTGGGCCGCGGCATCCAGAACGAGCAGAACCTGGGCGCGGCGCAGCGGTTCGCAACGCGCATCGGCGGCGAGATGGCCTGCTCGCGCCCCATCGCCGAAGGCGAGGGATGGATGGCGCACAGTCGCTACCTGGGCGTTTCCGGTGCGACCGTCAAGCCGGAGGTCTATGTGGGCCTGGGCGTGTCGGGCCAGGTGCAGCACACGGTTGGCATGGCCGAATCCCAGTTCGTGGTGGCCGTCAACAAGGACAAGAACGCCCCGCTCATGAAGCAGTGCGATCTCGGGCTTGTGGCCGACCTCGAGAAGGTGCTTCCCGCGCTCGCGTCCCTGTAG
- a CDS encoding formate--tetrahydrofolate ligase: MLSDIEIAQATKPLHISAIAEKAGVPESYLELYGTNKAKVDYNLLTDEEHTPGKLILVTAINPTPAGEGKTTTTVGLSDALARQGKNIVVALREPSLGPVFGVKGGAAGGGYAQVIPMEDINLHFTGDFHAIGAANNLLAAMLDNHIQQGNELGIDVRKITWKRVVDMNDRQLRNVVDGMGGKAHGVPREDGFDITVASEIMAIFCLSTSITDLKERLARIVVGYTRDDKPVTAGDLNAQGAMAALLKDALKPNLVQTLEGTPALVHGGPFANIAHGCNSIMATRMAMALGDYCVTEAGFGADLGAEKFLDIKCRLAGLRPDAVVVVATVRALKNHGGVAKADLNDENLEALEAGLPNLLQHVENITKVYQLPCVVAINRFPTDTEAELALVEQKCRDLGVNVALSEVWAKGGEGGLALADEVVRLCEEPNDFQFAYEDDLSLAEKIEAIATRVYHADGVDFEPKALAELKKLEDLGFAHMPVCMAKTQYSFSDDAKKLGAPRDFRITVRNVKVSAGAGFVVALTGDIMTMPGLPKVPAAERIDVDETGKISGLF; encoded by the coding sequence GTGTTGAGCGACATTGAAATTGCCCAGGCGACGAAACCTCTGCACATCAGCGCGATCGCCGAGAAGGCGGGCGTGCCGGAGTCGTACCTCGAGCTGTACGGTACGAACAAAGCGAAGGTGGACTACAACCTGCTTACCGACGAGGAGCACACGCCTGGCAAGCTCATCTTGGTCACGGCTATCAACCCGACGCCCGCTGGCGAGGGCAAGACCACCACGACCGTGGGCCTGTCAGACGCCTTGGCGCGCCAGGGCAAGAACATCGTCGTCGCGTTGCGCGAGCCCAGCCTGGGCCCCGTGTTCGGCGTGAAGGGCGGCGCCGCAGGCGGCGGATACGCCCAGGTCATCCCCATGGAGGATATCAACCTGCACTTCACGGGCGACTTCCATGCCATAGGAGCTGCGAACAACCTGCTGGCCGCCATGCTGGACAACCACATCCAGCAGGGCAACGAGCTGGGCATCGACGTGCGCAAGATCACGTGGAAGCGCGTGGTGGACATGAACGACCGCCAGCTGCGCAACGTGGTGGACGGCATGGGCGGCAAGGCGCACGGCGTGCCGCGCGAGGACGGCTTCGACATCACCGTGGCCAGCGAGATCATGGCCATTTTCTGCCTGTCCACCTCCATCACCGACCTCAAAGAGCGCCTGGCTCGCATCGTCGTGGGCTACACGCGCGACGACAAGCCCGTCACGGCCGGCGACCTCAATGCGCAGGGTGCGATGGCGGCGCTGCTGAAGGACGCCCTCAAGCCGAACCTCGTGCAAACGCTCGAGGGCACGCCGGCGCTCGTGCACGGCGGCCCCTTCGCCAACATCGCGCACGGCTGCAACTCCATCATGGCCACGCGCATGGCCATGGCGCTGGGCGACTACTGCGTGACGGAGGCCGGCTTCGGCGCCGACCTGGGTGCGGAGAAGTTCCTCGACATCAAGTGCCGCCTCGCGGGCCTGCGCCCCGATGCGGTGGTCGTGGTGGCCACGGTGCGCGCGCTCAAGAACCACGGCGGCGTGGCGAAGGCCGACCTCAACGACGAGAACCTCGAAGCGCTCGAGGCGGGCCTGCCGAACCTGCTGCAGCACGTGGAGAACATCACGAAGGTGTACCAGCTGCCGTGCGTCGTGGCCATCAATCGCTTCCCGACCGACACCGAGGCCGAGTTGGCGCTGGTGGAGCAGAAGTGCCGCGACCTGGGCGTGAACGTGGCCCTGTCCGAAGTGTGGGCCAAGGGCGGCGAAGGCGGCCTCGCGCTGGCCGACGAAGTGGTGCGCCTATGCGAAGAGCCGAACGACTTCCAGTTCGCCTACGAGGACGACCTGTCGCTGGCCGAGAAGATCGAGGCAATCGCCACGCGCGTGTACCATGCCGACGGCGTGGACTTCGAGCCGAAGGCGCTGGCCGAGCTCAAGAAGCTCGAGGATCTGGGCTTCGCGCATATGCCGGTGTGCATGGCGAAGACGCAGTACAGCTTCTCCGACGACGCGAAGAAGCTCGGTGCGCCGCGCGATTTCCGCATCACGGTGCGCAACGTGAAAGTGTCGGCCGGTGCCGGGTTCGTCGTGGCGCTGACGGGCGACATCATGACGATGCCAGGCCTGCCCAAGGTGCCCGCCGCCGAGCGCATCGACGTCGACGAAACCGGCAAGATCTCGGGATTGTTCTAA
- a CDS encoding response regulator transcription factor, whose translation MNDTPHRILVVDDEPSITEFVSYALKKEGFFTDVVDNGEDALALATKNSYDLFVLDIMLPGMDGYELCRRLRSKTTVPVLFLSARDTELDKVVGLEIGGDDYLAKPFGVRELIARVRALLRRGSGGDFPGANHAVTASGITLDEDAHTASGANGEIDLTPREFELLASLMKNAGKVVSREDLLRDAWGWEYLTETKTVDTHIKRLRDKIESAGYDPGLVETVRGYGYRFKQ comes from the coding sequence ATGAACGACACCCCGCATCGCATCCTCGTTGTTGACGACGAGCCCTCCATCACCGAATTCGTCAGCTACGCCCTCAAGAAGGAGGGTTTCTTCACCGACGTCGTGGACAACGGCGAAGACGCGCTGGCGCTGGCCACGAAGAACTCGTACGACCTGTTCGTGCTCGACATCATGCTGCCCGGCATGGACGGCTACGAGCTGTGCCGCCGCCTGCGCTCGAAGACGACCGTCCCCGTCCTGTTCCTGTCGGCGCGCGACACCGAGCTGGACAAGGTCGTGGGCCTCGAAATCGGCGGCGACGACTACCTGGCGAAGCCCTTCGGCGTGCGCGAGCTCATCGCACGCGTGCGCGCCCTGCTGCGCCGCGGCTCGGGCGGCGATTTCCCCGGCGCGAACCACGCCGTCACCGCCAGCGGCATCACGCTGGACGAGGACGCCCATACCGCATCGGGCGCCAACGGCGAGATCGACCTCACGCCGCGCGAATTCGAACTGCTGGCCAGCCTCATGAAGAACGCCGGCAAGGTGGTGTCTCGCGAGGATCTGCTGCGCGATGCCTGGGGTTGGGAATACTTGACGGAAACCAAGACCGTCGACACCCACATCAAGCGTCTGCGTGATAAGATTGAGTCCGCCGGGTACGATCCCGGCTTGGTGGAAACGGTTCGCGGCTACGGATACAGGTTCAAGCAATAA